One stretch of Serinicoccus hydrothermalis DNA includes these proteins:
- a CDS encoding YciI family protein, translating into MKYLVLLMADGELPSWSGMSQEEQGVMIEQFEEFGRACEARDGVEILGGEALGAGDTATTVRTRGGERVVTDGPYAEAVEQLGGFYLLEAPDLDVVLELLTVLPAYDMQVSPVVDPY; encoded by the coding sequence ATGAAGTACCTGGTGCTGCTCATGGCCGACGGCGAGCTCCCGTCCTGGTCCGGCATGTCGCAGGAGGAGCAGGGGGTGATGATCGAGCAGTTCGAGGAGTTCGGCCGCGCCTGCGAGGCCCGCGACGGGGTCGAGATCCTGGGCGGCGAGGCGCTGGGTGCCGGCGACACGGCGACCACGGTCCGCACCCGCGGCGGCGAGCGCGTCGTCACCGACGGGCCCTACGCCGAGGCGGTCGAGCAGCTCGGCGGCTTCTACCTGCTCGAGGCGCCCGACCTGGACGTCGTGCTGGAGCTGCTCACCGTGCTGCCGGCCTACGACATGCAGGTCAGCCCGGTGGTCGACCCCTACTGA
- a CDS encoding YciI family protein encodes MAQYTVLIIGAADRWWTSMSLAERTDGYAQYHKLGEALAAGGHTVVGGAELTQTAQARSIPAGGGAVTDGPYAEAVEQVGGYYQIETEDLDGMIECFQIIARTGDGIEVRPNVVPEDRPSADAVTS; translated from the coding sequence ATGGCTCAGTACACAGTTCTCATCATCGGGGCTGCCGATCGGTGGTGGACCTCGATGAGCCTGGCCGAGCGCACGGACGGGTATGCGCAGTACCACAAGCTCGGTGAGGCCCTGGCTGCCGGTGGGCACACCGTCGTCGGCGGCGCGGAGCTCACCCAGACCGCGCAGGCCAGGTCGATCCCGGCCGGGGGTGGCGCCGTCACCGACGGTCCGTATGCCGAGGCGGTCGAGCAGGTGGGCGGCTACTACCAGATCGAGACCGAGGACCTGGACGGCATGATCGAGTGCTTCCAGATCATCGCCCGCACCGGCGACGGCATCGAGGTCCGTCCCAACGTCGTCCCCGAGGACCGTCCCAGCGCGGACGCGGTGACCTCATGA
- the ctlX gene encoding citrulline utilization hydrolase CtlX, with product MSAQAPSSVILIRAEKFVPNPATAADNAFQHDVPVGQSTEATSAAALAEMDAVAQALRDAGVRVHVFGDSDHTRPDSVFPNNWLSTHPGGYVAVYPMYASNRRHERRGDILEMLKADYRLQTIVDYSGLEPDGIFLEGTGAMVLDHVSRVAYTAVSHRADTHVLERFCSDFNYEPMPFDAVDAGGVPVYHTNVIACIGTEVALVALDLIADEQRRREVRERLEVTGREIVELSEEQVREFAGNAVELCGRTPEGRKRYIMAMSGRARRSLTGEQLTVIERSCEIVSVDIPTIELAGGSVRCMIAGVHLDPRPTGAPTPTATAEAIDEHPVSADGQVEDARRSGRRSSGPA from the coding sequence GTGAGTGCCCAGGCCCCGTCGTCCGTCATCCTCATCCGCGCCGAGAAGTTCGTGCCCAACCCGGCCACCGCCGCGGACAACGCCTTCCAGCACGACGTGCCCGTCGGGCAGTCGACGGAGGCCACCTCGGCGGCGGCGCTGGCCGAGATGGACGCGGTCGCGCAGGCGCTGCGCGACGCCGGCGTGCGGGTGCACGTCTTCGGCGACTCCGACCACACCCGCCCGGACAGCGTCTTCCCCAACAACTGGCTCTCGACGCACCCCGGCGGCTACGTCGCGGTCTACCCGATGTATGCCTCGAACCGCCGGCACGAGCGGCGCGGCGACATCCTGGAGATGCTCAAGGCGGACTACCGGCTGCAGACGATCGTCGACTACTCCGGGCTCGAACCGGACGGGATCTTCCTGGAGGGCACCGGCGCGATGGTGCTCGACCACGTCTCGCGGGTGGCCTACACCGCGGTCAGCCACCGCGCCGACACGCACGTGCTGGAGCGCTTCTGCAGCGACTTCAACTACGAGCCGATGCCCTTCGACGCGGTCGACGCCGGCGGGGTGCCGGTCTACCACACCAACGTCATCGCCTGCATCGGCACCGAGGTCGCGCTCGTCGCGCTGGACCTCATCGCCGACGAGCAGCGGCGGCGCGAGGTGCGCGAGCGGCTGGAGGTCACCGGGCGCGAGATCGTCGAGCTCAGCGAGGAGCAGGTCCGCGAGTTCGCCGGCAACGCCGTCGAGCTGTGCGGGCGCACGCCGGAGGGGCGCAAGCGCTACATCATGGCGATGTCGGGACGGGCCCGCCGCAGCCTCACCGGGGAGCAGCTGACCGTCATCGAGCGCTCCTGCGAGATCGTCTCGGTCGACATCCCCACCATCGAGCTGGCCGGCGGGTCGGTGCGCTGCATGATCGCCGGCGTCCATCTCGACCCGCGGCCCACCGGGGCTCCGACCCCGACCGCCACGGCCGAGGCGATCGACGAGCACCCGGTCAGCGCCGACGGCCAGGTGGAGGACGCGCGTCGGTCCGGGAGGCGGTCGTCAGGTCCAGCATGA
- a CDS encoding L-idonate 5-dehydrogenase has protein sequence MLAVVVHGPGDLRVEEVPEPTCGPGEVVVAMEWGGICGSDVAYVRSGASGTAVLAEPLVLGHEVAGRVAQVGSDVRGVEVGTAVTLHPATLVGDHDVAEELLPRTNLWPQVRYLGSAAFRPHEQGGFSARRAVRPDQLRPLPGSVSTREGALAEPFGVALHAVRRAGDVAVRSVLVNGAGPIGALAVAAAKAAGAAHVYAADLSDAALEIAARMGADTVVRLADGEALPTDVEIAIEASGAPAALGGVIAAVRRGGVLVQVGNLPLGDMSAALGNIVTREIDYRGSYRFVDEISDALQLMASGVDVGPLMTHRFPLADAVEAFALAADRGTGSSKVMLDLTTASRTDARPPPGRRR, from the coding sequence ATGCTGGCTGTCGTCGTCCACGGACCGGGCGACCTGCGCGTGGAGGAGGTCCCCGAGCCGACGTGCGGGCCGGGCGAGGTCGTCGTCGCCATGGAGTGGGGCGGGATCTGCGGCTCCGACGTCGCGTACGTCCGCTCCGGCGCCTCAGGAACCGCGGTGCTCGCGGAGCCACTCGTCCTGGGCCACGAGGTGGCGGGCAGGGTGGCCCAGGTCGGGTCCGACGTCAGGGGGGTCGAGGTCGGCACAGCGGTCACGCTGCACCCGGCAACGCTGGTCGGGGACCACGACGTCGCCGAGGAACTGCTGCCGCGGACCAACCTCTGGCCGCAGGTGCGCTACCTCGGGTCCGCCGCGTTCCGGCCGCACGAGCAGGGCGGCTTCAGCGCCCGCCGGGCCGTCCGCCCGGACCAGCTGCGTCCGTTGCCCGGGTCGGTGAGCACCCGGGAGGGTGCGCTCGCGGAGCCCTTCGGCGTCGCCCTCCACGCGGTGCGGCGCGCCGGGGACGTCGCCGTGCGGTCGGTGCTCGTCAACGGGGCCGGTCCGATCGGGGCGCTCGCGGTGGCCGCGGCGAAGGCCGCCGGGGCGGCGCACGTGTATGCCGCCGACCTGTCCGACGCGGCGCTCGAGATCGCGGCTCGCATGGGAGCCGACACCGTGGTCCGCCTCGCCGACGGGGAGGCGCTGCCCACCGACGTCGAGATCGCCATCGAGGCCTCGGGGGCGCCGGCCGCGCTCGGAGGGGTCATCGCGGCGGTGCGCCGCGGCGGGGTTCTCGTGCAGGTGGGCAACCTCCCGCTCGGGGACATGAGCGCAGCCCTCGGCAACATCGTGACGCGGGAGATCGACTACCGCGGCTCCTACCGCTTCGTCGACGAGATCAGCGACGCGCTGCAGCTCATGGCGTCCGGGGTCGACGTCGGCCCGCTCATGACGCACCGCTTCCCCCTCGCCGACGCCGTCGAGGCCTTCGCCCTCGCCGCCGACCGGGGCACCGGCTCCAGCAAGGTCATGCTGGACCTGACGACCGCCTCCCGGACCGACGCGCGTCCTCCACCTGGCCGTCGGCGCTGA
- a CDS encoding Nramp family divalent metal transporter: MTVEPVRHETRTTFDATRDPYVLDERDIREPPTGFRAGLRFLGPGMITSAAVVGSGELLTATTLGAEVGFMLFWLVFVSTFVKVWVQVELARWSISTGRPAISGYADVPPKIAGRGWVAWLVLLMFLQFLIGQAGVIGGAALAFSMLLPIGGDPFAALSIGVWVLILVVVAILIHIANRYTIVENISTVLVMFITAFAIFMVFMVQFTEFAWSAGDIGDGLRFQVAAGGMGVALAMFGMTGVGAGEITAYTYWVVEKGYAAWAGPNDGSDAWVQRARGWIRVMKIDAWVAWAIYTISTAAFYMLGAAVLNPQGLDPAGNDVMEVISGIFSTAVGEWGSVLFLFGAGVALFKTIIANVPSLGRQVANTLSVFGAFEWTDRVVRDRWMRAIMIILPITWGTLAVAVQSPLALVIVAGILNAVFLMGVAVATLFLSFTQTDTRVKDGSAFMVLLVISAIAIFGVGVISLVDQF, translated from the coding sequence ATGACGGTCGAACCGGTCAGGCACGAGACGAGGACGACCTTCGACGCCACCCGGGACCCCTACGTCCTGGACGAGCGCGACATCAGGGAGCCGCCGACCGGCTTCCGGGCGGGCCTGCGCTTCCTCGGCCCGGGCATGATCACCAGCGCCGCGGTCGTCGGCTCCGGGGAGCTGCTCACGGCGACCACCCTGGGCGCCGAGGTCGGCTTCATGCTCTTCTGGCTGGTCTTCGTCTCGACCTTCGTCAAGGTCTGGGTGCAGGTCGAGCTCGCGCGCTGGTCCATCTCGACCGGCCGTCCCGCCATCTCCGGGTATGCCGACGTGCCGCCCAAGATCGCCGGGCGCGGCTGGGTCGCGTGGCTGGTGCTGCTCATGTTCCTGCAGTTCCTCATCGGGCAGGCGGGGGTCATCGGCGGTGCCGCCCTGGCGTTCTCGATGCTGCTGCCCATCGGGGGCGACCCCTTCGCCGCGCTGTCCATCGGCGTGTGGGTGCTCATCCTCGTCGTGGTCGCGATCCTCATCCACATCGCCAACCGCTACACGATCGTCGAGAACATCTCGACCGTGCTGGTGATGTTCATCACCGCCTTCGCGATCTTCATGGTCTTCATGGTCCAGTTCACCGAGTTCGCCTGGAGCGCCGGCGACATCGGCGACGGGCTGCGCTTCCAGGTCGCGGCCGGCGGCATGGGGGTGGCGCTGGCGATGTTCGGCATGACCGGCGTGGGCGCCGGCGAGATCACCGCCTACACCTACTGGGTCGTCGAGAAGGGGTATGCCGCGTGGGCCGGGCCCAACGACGGGTCCGACGCCTGGGTGCAGCGGGCGCGGGGCTGGATCCGCGTCATGAAGATCGACGCCTGGGTCGCCTGGGCGATCTACACCATCTCGACCGCGGCGTTCTACATGCTCGGGGCCGCGGTGCTGAACCCCCAGGGCCTCGACCCCGCCGGCAACGACGTCATGGAGGTCATCTCCGGCATCTTCTCGACGGCCGTGGGGGAGTGGGGCTCGGTCCTCTTCCTCTTCGGCGCCGGGGTCGCGCTCTTCAAGACGATCATCGCCAACGTCCCCAGCCTGGGCCGGCAGGTGGCCAACACGCTATCCGTCTTCGGTGCGTTCGAGTGGACCGACAGGGTGGTCCGGGACCGGTGGATGCGCGCCATCATGATCATCCTGCCGATCACCTGGGGCACCCTGGCGGTGGCCGTCCAGTCCCCGCTGGCGCTGGTGATCGTGGCCGGCATCCTCAACGCCGTCTTCCTCATGGGGGTCGCCGTCGCGACCCTCTTCCTGTCGTTCACCCAGACCGATACCCGGGTAAAGGACGGCAGCGCCTTCATGGTGCTGCTCGTGATCTCCGCGATCGCCATCTTCGGGGTCGGGGTCATCTCCTTGGTCGACCAGTTCTGA
- a CDS encoding iron chaperone yields MPMPRRSSVDDYFDRLEEHQRPHLEQLRTLSREVAPEAREELKYNLPTYLADDGTHLWMLQNFKRHCSLRFSTEFFATQRDRVTEARFDSGAGFVKLPYDIDLPVDLLTSLMRARLGDVGAGTG; encoded by the coding sequence ATGCCGATGCCGAGGCGCTCCAGCGTCGACGACTACTTCGACCGCCTCGAGGAGCACCAGCGTCCGCACCTGGAGCAGCTGCGCACGCTCAGCCGCGAGGTCGCGCCGGAGGCGAGGGAGGAGCTGAAGTACAACCTGCCCACCTACCTCGCCGACGACGGCACGCACCTGTGGATGCTGCAGAACTTCAAGCGCCACTGCTCGCTGCGCTTCTCCACCGAGTTCTTCGCCACCCAGAGGGACCGCGTGACCGAGGCCCGCTTCGACTCCGGTGCCGGTTTCGTCAAGCTCCCGTACGACATCGACCTGCCGGTCGACCTGCTGACAAGCCTGATGCGAGCGCGCCTCGGGGACGTCGGCGCCGGGACGGGGTGA
- a CDS encoding thiol-disulfide oxidoreductase DCC family protein, translated as MTAAGATRAVALVLYDADCGFCTRAAGWIPRLGAQVEVSSLQSHDLESLGVDEDRAGLEMPVVLEDGTIAYGHHAWAQVLLRSPQPWRLLGAALDSRVMEVPGAAVYRLVAANRGRLPGGTAACALPPSSGA; from the coding sequence ATGACCGCCGCCGGAGCCACCCGAGCCGTCGCCCTCGTCCTCTACGACGCCGACTGCGGCTTCTGCACCCGCGCCGCCGGGTGGATCCCGCGGCTCGGGGCGCAGGTCGAGGTGTCCTCGTTGCAGTCGCACGACCTGGAGTCCCTCGGGGTCGACGAGGACCGTGCCGGCCTGGAGATGCCGGTGGTGCTCGAGGACGGCACGATCGCCTACGGCCACCACGCGTGGGCGCAGGTCCTGCTGCGCTCGCCGCAGCCGTGGCGCCTGCTCGGGGCCGCGCTCGACTCGCGCGTCATGGAGGTCCCGGGGGCAGCGGTATACCGGCTGGTCGCCGCGAACCGTGGCCGCCTGCCCGGTGGCACCGCGGCCTGCGCCCTGCCCCCGTCGTCGGGTGCGTGA
- a CDS encoding SRPBCC family protein → MREARRWIHASGPLPVDEAWERYADPDQWSSWAPHLRGVEIEASGEDRRLHPGLTGVVLGPVGVRAHFVVKAVDEAARRWSWEVRALGVTLQLLHTLDASKEATHAGLVLQGPLPVVLLYRPVARWALRRLVAVSARPRRG, encoded by the coding sequence GTGCGTGAGGCACGGCGCTGGATCCACGCCAGCGGGCCGCTGCCGGTCGACGAGGCGTGGGAGCGGTATGCCGACCCCGACCAGTGGTCGTCCTGGGCGCCGCACCTGCGGGGTGTCGAGATCGAGGCGAGCGGTGAGGACAGGCGGCTGCACCCCGGGCTGACCGGTGTGGTGCTCGGACCTGTGGGGGTGCGGGCTCACTTCGTGGTGAAGGCCGTGGACGAGGCGGCCCGGCGCTGGTCCTGGGAGGTGCGTGCGCTGGGCGTCACCCTGCAGCTGCTCCACACCCTCGACGCGTCCAAGGAAGCCACCCACGCCGGGCTGGTGCTGCAGGGGCCGTTGCCGGTCGTCCTGCTCTACCGCCCGGTCGCGCGGTGGGCGCTGCGCAGGCTGGTTGCGGTCTCGGCCCGCCCACGCCGCGGATAG
- a CDS encoding NAD(P)/FAD-dependent oxidoreductase yields MARHDVVVVGAGNAGVSLAARLLRVGAKDVAIVSPDRPHLFRPLLNYVAGGQATMPDLTRSTASVIPTGCTWVRDSAVAVHTDEREVELSDGARVGYGDLVLAPGLEEDLDAVPGLAEAMTTGWSLTAHLESQAPAVWDAVRGMSRGRVVFTIPPEPSPCGGTALKPLFLACDEWRRRGVLSDLDVHLVTPFTGILGLPFVDGRLDTQLGELGVSVHHESTVTAVDHRQRTVTVDGPAPTVLDGVDHAFVVPPYRGQGWLAPLAREGAAGQVDVDPETMAHRSAPRVWSLGDAAALDTRPSGGALRRQVEVLADNIASSRLGRPLRRYDGYTIVPVTLDRRRLLLAEFDRTGAQAPTTRLVDLSVPRRALWLFDRYVEPLLYFRALLRGRLLP; encoded by the coding sequence ATGGCACGCCACGACGTCGTCGTCGTCGGAGCCGGCAACGCCGGCGTCTCCCTGGCGGCGCGGCTGCTGCGGGTCGGCGCGAAAGACGTGGCCATCGTGTCGCCGGACCGGCCGCACCTGTTCCGCCCGCTGCTCAACTACGTCGCCGGTGGGCAGGCCACGATGCCCGACCTGACGCGCAGCACCGCCTCGGTCATCCCGACGGGTTGCACCTGGGTCCGCGACAGCGCGGTGGCCGTGCACACCGACGAGCGCGAGGTCGAGCTGTCCGACGGGGCTCGGGTGGGCTATGGCGACCTGGTGCTGGCTCCAGGCCTGGAGGAGGACCTCGACGCCGTCCCCGGGCTGGCAGAGGCGATGACGACGGGCTGGTCGCTGACCGCCCACCTGGAGTCTCAGGCGCCGGCCGTGTGGGACGCCGTCAGGGGTATGTCGCGCGGCCGGGTCGTCTTCACCATCCCGCCCGAGCCCTCCCCCTGCGGCGGCACGGCACTCAAGCCGCTCTTCCTGGCGTGCGACGAGTGGCGTCGGCGCGGCGTCCTGAGCGACCTCGACGTGCACCTCGTGACGCCCTTCACCGGGATCCTGGGCCTGCCGTTCGTGGACGGCCGGCTGGACACCCAGCTCGGCGAGCTCGGGGTCAGCGTGCACCACGAGAGCACGGTGACAGCGGTCGACCACCGGCAGCGGACCGTGACGGTGGACGGGCCGGCCCCCACGGTGCTCGACGGGGTCGACCACGCCTTCGTGGTCCCGCCCTACCGGGGCCAGGGGTGGCTCGCGCCGCTCGCCCGAGAGGGCGCGGCCGGGCAGGTCGACGTCGACCCGGAGACGATGGCCCACCGCTCGGCACCGCGCGTCTGGAGCCTGGGCGACGCCGCCGCGCTCGACACCCGGCCGTCCGGGGGCGCACTGCGGCGGCAGGTCGAGGTGCTGGCCGACAACATCGCCAGCAGCCGGTTGGGGCGGCCGCTGCGTCGCTACGACGGCTACACCATCGTCCCCGTCACGCTCGACCGGCGCCGGCTGCTGCTCGCCGAGTTCGACCGGACGGGCGCGCAGGCGCCGACGACGCGGCTGGTCGACCTGAGCGTCCCGCGCCGCGCGCTGTGGCTCTTCGACCGCTACGTCGAGCCCCTCCTCTACTTCCGCGCGCTCCTCCGGGGGCGGCTCCTCCCCTGA
- a CDS encoding (2Fe-2S)-binding protein encodes MEQIQSQPVPAVVRWTRRLEQTEALDGAVSAVEPTITSLFGSGTTGWVLRGEWLGHALHPLLTDITMGSWTSATVLDVVGGPGSAPAAQRLVGLGLLTAGPTAWSGWAEWSETGTRDKRVGLVHAAGNALAASAYAASWLARRGGHHRLGALLAVGGAGASGAAAYLGGHLAVARDVGSRHPAFDDPAEIVA; translated from the coding sequence ATGGAGCAGATCCAGTCCCAGCCCGTCCCCGCCGTCGTCCGCTGGACCAGGCGCCTGGAGCAGACCGAGGCGCTGGACGGCGCGGTGAGCGCCGTCGAGCCGACCATCACCTCCCTCTTCGGGTCCGGCACCACCGGCTGGGTGCTGCGCGGCGAGTGGCTCGGGCACGCCCTGCACCCGCTCCTCACCGACATCACCATGGGGTCGTGGACCTCGGCGACCGTCCTGGACGTCGTCGGCGGGCCCGGCTCCGCGCCGGCGGCACAGCGGCTGGTGGGCCTCGGGCTCCTCACCGCCGGACCGACGGCGTGGTCCGGCTGGGCCGAGTGGTCGGAGACCGGCACCCGCGACAAGCGGGTCGGCCTGGTCCACGCGGCCGGCAACGCCCTCGCCGCCAGCGCGTATGCCGCGTCCTGGCTCGCGCGCCGCGGTGGCCACCACCGGCTCGGTGCGCTGCTCGCGGTGGGAGGTGCCGGGGCGTCGGGAGCGGCGGCATACCTCGGCGGTCACCTTGCCGTGGCCCGGGACGTCGGCAGCCGGCATCCGGCCTTCGACGACCCGGCCGAGATCGTCGCCTGA
- a CDS encoding MarR family winged helix-turn-helix transcriptional regulator, whose translation MDGYPQLALDQQLCLPLYAASRAVTRRYAELLAEVGLTYPQYLTLLALWDAGEPLSVRDLGARLHLDSGTLTPLLKRMETAGLVRRVRDERDERRVLVWVTDSGWRLRDDVADVPERLAGGMGMSEAQGRDLRLLLDQVIGSLEGERTPQG comes from the coding sequence ATGGACGGCTACCCCCAGCTCGCGCTCGACCAGCAGCTCTGCCTGCCGCTCTACGCCGCCTCCCGCGCCGTCACACGCCGGTATGCCGAACTGCTCGCCGAGGTCGGTCTGACCTACCCGCAGTACCTCACCCTGCTGGCCCTGTGGGACGCGGGCGAGCCACTCAGCGTGCGCGACCTCGGCGCACGGCTGCACCTGGACTCCGGCACGCTCACCCCGCTGCTCAAGCGGATGGAGACCGCGGGCCTCGTCCGGCGGGTGCGTGACGAGCGCGACGAGCGGCGCGTCCTGGTCTGGGTGACCGACAGCGGGTGGCGGCTGCGCGACGACGTGGCCGACGTGCCGGAACGGCTGGCCGGCGGCATGGGGATGAGCGAGGCGCAGGGCCGGGACCTGCGGCTGCTGCTCGACCAGGTCATCGGCTCGCTCGAGGGGGAGCGGACGCCGCAGGGCTGA
- a CDS encoding organic hydroperoxide resistance protein, protein MDTLYTATALATGDGRNGRIESSDGILAADVRAPKEMGGSGGATNPEQLFAAGYAACFHSALRGVAKRSGADTTDSEVVADVSIGPNGEGGFGLAVGLEVTLPHVGRADAEKLVEQAHQVCPYSNATRGNIEVTLSVA, encoded by the coding sequence ATGGACACTCTCTACACCGCCACCGCCCTCGCCACCGGAGACGGCCGCAACGGCCGCATCGAGTCCAGCGACGGCATCCTCGCCGCCGACGTCCGCGCCCCCAAGGAGATGGGCGGCTCGGGCGGCGCGACCAACCCCGAGCAGCTCTTCGCCGCCGGGTATGCCGCGTGCTTCCACTCCGCGCTGCGCGGGGTCGCGAAGCGCTCCGGCGCGGACACCACGGACTCCGAGGTGGTCGCCGACGTCTCCATCGGCCCGAACGGCGAGGGCGGCTTCGGCCTGGCCGTCGGCCTGGAGGTGACGCTGCCCCACGTCGGGCGCGCCGACGCCGAGAAGCTCGTCGAGCAGGCACACCAGGTCTGCCCCTACTCCAACGCCACGCGCGGCAACATCGAGGTCACGCTCTCCGTCGCGTGA
- a CDS encoding alpha/beta fold hydrolase: MTALDEESAMPIDNPFYTPEVQGAYDLHSLGSFELEEGGVIPDLQLAVATFGELNEARDNAILIPTWFSGTHQTWELAYIGEGRALDPSTYFIVVVNQIGNGLSTSPHTADGEIAMAGFPQVRIGDDVRAQEQLLREVFGIERLALVVGGSMGAQQTWEWAVRFPDKVQRAAMIAGTAQNTPHDFLFTQTLMDAITSDPGWNGGDYASPADVADGLRRHADIWAVVGLSTEFWRSEFWRNIELPDVTWDTFEEFRDRFLRPTFGAMDPNALLSMAWKWQRGDVARHTGGDLTAALGRITAKTFVMPIDEDMFFPPRDCAREQELVPGSELRTLHSIAGHFGLFGFEESYLGEVDKHLSELLAAEV; encoded by the coding sequence GTGACCGCACTCGACGAGGAGTCCGCCATGCCGATCGACAACCCCTTCTACACGCCCGAGGTGCAGGGCGCATACGACCTGCACTCACTCGGCTCCTTCGAGCTCGAGGAGGGAGGTGTCATCCCGGACCTGCAGCTCGCGGTCGCCACCTTCGGCGAGCTCAACGAGGCCAGGGACAACGCGATCCTCATCCCGACCTGGTTCTCCGGCACCCACCAGACCTGGGAGCTGGCCTACATCGGCGAGGGCCGCGCGCTGGACCCGTCGACGTACTTCATCGTCGTCGTCAACCAGATCGGCAACGGGCTCTCGACCTCCCCGCACACCGCCGACGGCGAGATCGCCATGGCCGGCTTCCCGCAGGTGCGCATCGGCGACGACGTCCGTGCCCAGGAGCAGCTGCTGCGCGAGGTCTTCGGCATCGAGCGGCTCGCCCTCGTCGTGGGAGGGTCGATGGGTGCCCAGCAGACGTGGGAGTGGGCGGTCCGCTTCCCGGACAAGGTGCAGCGGGCGGCGATGATCGCCGGCACCGCGCAGAACACCCCGCACGACTTCCTCTTCACCCAGACGCTCATGGACGCGATCACCTCCGACCCGGGCTGGAACGGCGGCGACTACGCCTCACCGGCCGACGTCGCTGACGGGCTGCGCCGGCACGCCGACATCTGGGCGGTGGTGGGTCTGTCCACGGAGTTCTGGCGCTCCGAGTTCTGGCGCAACATCGAGCTGCCGGACGTCACCTGGGACACCTTCGAGGAGTTCCGCGACCGCTTCCTGCGGCCGACCTTCGGGGCCATGGACCCCAATGCGCTGCTGAGCATGGCGTGGAAGTGGCAGCGCGGCGACGTCGCGCGGCATACCGGCGGTGACCTCACGGCCGCGCTCGGCCGCATCACCGCGAAGACCTTCGTCATGCCCATCGACGAGGACATGTTCTTCCCGCCGCGCGACTGCGCGCGCGAGCAGGAGCTCGTCCCCGGCAGCGAGCTGCGCACCCTGCACTCGATCGCCGGCCACTTCGGGCTCTTCGGCTTCGAGGAGTCCTACCTCGGCGAGGTAGACAAGCACCTCAGCGAGCTGCTGGCCGCCGAGGTCTGA
- a CDS encoding FitA-like ribbon-helix-helix domain-containing protein codes for MASIVIRGLDQSVKERLAAQAREHGRSMEAEARHILTRGTQHPNVGLALFWAAQEVGGIENLPVPERTDRARAADLG; via the coding sequence ATGGCATCGATCGTCATCCGGGGCCTCGACCAGTCCGTGAAGGAGCGGCTGGCCGCTCAGGCGAGGGAGCACGGCCGGTCGATGGAGGCCGAAGCCCGTCACATCCTCACGAGAGGCACACAACACCCCAACGTCGGGCTCGCACTGTTCTGGGCCGCGCAGGAAGTCGGCGGCATCGAGAATCTCCCCGTCCCCGAGCGCACCGATCGTGCCCGAGCGGCAGATCTCGGGTGA
- a CDS encoding type II toxin-antitoxin system VapC family toxin, which translates to MIVLDTNVLSEVLRPQPDGRVLAWLQTITGQVAITSITLAELLAGVRGLPDGRRKTVLGSQLEQALRPYRGTSAVLAFDDVAADHYTDVLAAREEAGLPISTADAQIAAICRAHAATCATRNTRDFELTGIQLVDPWVA; encoded by the coding sequence GTGATCGTCCTCGACACCAACGTCCTGTCCGAGGTGCTCCGGCCGCAGCCTGACGGGCGTGTCCTGGCGTGGTTGCAGACGATCACGGGTCAGGTCGCCATCACGTCGATCACTCTTGCTGAGCTGCTCGCTGGCGTGCGCGGGCTGCCGGATGGCCGGCGCAAGACGGTGCTGGGCAGCCAGCTCGAGCAAGCGCTCCGGCCCTACCGCGGGACCAGTGCCGTCCTGGCCTTCGATGATGTAGCCGCAGATCACTACACAGACGTGCTCGCGGCACGAGAAGAGGCGGGGTTGCCGATCAGCACCGCCGACGCGCAGATCGCGGCAATCTGCCGAGCGCACGCCGCGACCTGCGCGACGCGCAACACCAGGGACTTCGAGCTGACCGGCATCCAGCTCGTCGATCCTTGGGTGGCCTGA